A genomic region of Gemmata massiliana contains the following coding sequences:
- a CDS encoding DUF1559 family PulG-like putative transporter gives MLYRRNCGFTLIETLVVIAVIGILIGLLIPAVQKVRAAAVRMQSVNRMKQVVLATHNFVTVSDEVLPGYGSPMPLVPSKSPFELLLPYLETQNTLVRNPNNPFQFVVAYQSPADPSLLVTHPDPVEDFYGNISFAANYQVLRVGTRLPAGCPDGSSNTIAYGERYAQCGSVPSEWAMPWFPCLDSQGYVFPCSKPPLRRAAFADPLVADVKPVMGPNGTGPSVPGFTFQAAPLLNQCDYRVLQTPHASGMITGVLDGSVRTVSPSVSPSVYWGAVTPNGGEILGDW, from the coding sequence ATGCTGTACCGCCGAAACTGTGGCTTCACACTGATCGAGACCCTGGTCGTGATCGCCGTTATTGGAATTCTGATCGGGCTGTTGATTCCGGCGGTTCAAAAAGTTCGTGCTGCGGCCGTTCGGATGCAGAGTGTGAACCGGATGAAGCAGGTGGTTTTGGCCACACACAATTTCGTAACGGTAAGCGATGAGGTTCTGCCCGGGTACGGATCGCCCATGCCTTTAGTTCCGAGTAAATCGCCTTTTGAATTACTCCTGCCGTATCTGGAAACCCAAAACACGTTGGTCCGGAATCCGAATAACCCCTTTCAGTTCGTGGTAGCGTACCAATCCCCCGCGGATCCGAGCCTGCTCGTCACACATCCAGACCCAGTCGAGGATTTCTACGGCAACATCAGCTTCGCCGCGAACTACCAAGTGCTGCGAGTGGGAACGCGATTACCGGCGGGGTGCCCCGACGGGAGTTCCAATACGATCGCTTATGGTGAGAGGTACGCGCAGTGCGGTTCTGTCCCGAGTGAATGGGCAATGCCCTGGTTCCCCTGTTTGGATAGCCAAGGGTACGTTTTTCCGTGCAGCAAACCTCCGCTTCGCCGGGCGGCTTTTGCCGATCCGCTCGTTGCGGATGTAAAACCGGTCATGGGGCCGAATGGGACTGGCCCGTCGGTTCCCGGTTTCACGTTTCAGGCCGCTCCGTTGTTGAACCAGTGCGATTACCGCGTCCTACAAACTCCGCACGCAAGTGGGATGATTACCGGGGTATTAGACGGCAGCGTCCGAACCGTTTCCCCGAGTGTTTCGCCCTCTGTTTATTGGGGTGCGGTCACCCCGAACGGTGGAGAAATTCTGGGGGATTGGTGA
- the msrA gene encoding peptide-methionine (S)-S-oxide reductase MsrA, which translates to MRATLMWAVPLVLVVAYLLIAKVITREPPMVSENFPVLDPDDVGATPAAPATTEVATFGSGCFWCTEAVFLQMKGVQKVVSGYSGGHVPNPTYEQICSGRTGHAEVVQVTFDPSVVSFAELLEVFWRSHDPTTLNRQGHDVGTQYRSAVFYHSERQKRLAERYKEKIDAAGVFPVPIVTQIVPFTEFFSAEAYHQDYYANNTQQPYCRAVIGPKVEKLRKVFHDRLKGE; encoded by the coding sequence ATGCGAGCCACGCTGATGTGGGCCGTTCCGCTCGTGCTGGTTGTCGCCTACTTGCTGATCGCAAAAGTCATTACCCGCGAACCGCCAATGGTATCGGAAAACTTCCCCGTTCTCGATCCCGACGACGTCGGTGCAACACCGGCGGCCCCCGCGACCACCGAAGTGGCCACCTTCGGGTCCGGGTGTTTCTGGTGTACCGAGGCCGTGTTCCTTCAGATGAAGGGCGTGCAAAAAGTCGTGTCCGGCTACAGCGGCGGGCACGTTCCCAACCCGACCTACGAGCAGATCTGCTCCGGGCGCACAGGCCACGCGGAAGTGGTTCAGGTCACGTTCGACCCGTCCGTGGTGTCGTTCGCGGAACTGCTCGAAGTGTTCTGGCGGTCGCACGACCCGACCACGCTGAACCGACAGGGACACGACGTCGGCACGCAGTACCGGTCCGCCGTCTTCTACCACTCCGAACGGCAGAAGCGACTTGCCGAGCGGTACAAGGAGAAGATCGACGCCGCGGGTGTGTTCCCGGTCCCGATCGTCACTCAAATCGTGCCGTTCACCGAGTTCTTCTCCGCGGAAGCGTACCACCAGGACTACTACGCCAACAACACGCAGCAACCGTACTGCCGCGCGGTCATCGGCCCCAAGGTCGAGAAACTGCGTAAAGTGTTTCACGACCGACTGAAGGGCGAGTAA